The Seriola aureovittata isolate HTS-2021-v1 ecotype China chromosome 3, ASM2101889v1, whole genome shotgun sequence genome includes a region encoding these proteins:
- the lcorl gene encoding ligand-dependent nuclear receptor corepressor-like protein isoform X2 — MATVQCPRCMVERKGFRRELDSWRHKLIHCVGFESILEGIYGPMLMRDLNVFDDCEPEEIDDWSPEASCSQCSFCNLSLDKLSDQVPAATSPLSSPSDYSPCQAPSISESSQSAHRFLQAVFHKKDVPLDCDSNIPLVAQELMKKMIHQFAMDYASKCQLHTSTNGVTTRTSSPLSETSDIPLDLTVSRTQEEKEHKPEPDGVLDLSNRNSACSATSSSSSSTNHKASGRQRRQKEEYIERSWELSEGLLSKALKDIRSGRLQEQRAALLYGIPLHTLRQGLEGWAEGRHGMPPQLAPGSRDFRDEVTSYNVMSSMLGGEARLVLQKVAAWAERAEIGGAAEENGDFSFPSSSLTFYQPRSLQKSLPHAFPQLRDALQPPSSPTPSLEPPTPLRIPQVRSVSDHNRSIPAENCSVAENLHQRTSSTEGTASSSTAAARPSSLFKLRPPFLAHGCPGSANQSPHRLGPRGSSLDDSEEGAGSRDKDKQPRKKRGRYRQYDHELLEEAITMVMAGRMSVSKAQGVYGVPHSTLEYKVKERTGTLKNPPKKKSANLSSSNSNSSGSGAMTGSTNSGNLASAADTKRF; from the exons ATGGCGACTGTGCAGTGCCCTAGGTGCATGGTAGAAAGGAAAGGTTTTCGGCGGGAACTCGATTCTTGGCGACACAAACTGATACACTGCGTTG GGTTTGAAAGCATCCTCGAGGGAATCTATGGCCCGATGCTGATGAGAGACCTCAATGTATTTGATG ACTGTGAACCCGAAGAGATCGATGACTGGTCTCCAGAAGCAAGCTGCTCGCAGTGTTCATTCTGCAACCTTTCCCTCGACAAACTCAGT GATCAAGTACCTGCAGCCACGTcgcccctctcctccccctctgatTACTCTCCCTGTCAGGCTCCTAGCATCTCTGAGAGCAGCCAATCAGCTCACAGGTTTCTCCAAGCTGTTTTTCATAAGAAAG ATGTGCCCCTGGACTGTGATTCTAACATCCCTCTGGTTGCCCAAGAGCTGATGAAGAAAATGATACACCAGTTTGCCATGGATTATGCGTCTAAGTGTCAACTCCACACCAGTACAAATGGTGTTACAACAAGGACCTCATCACCTTTGTCAGAAACATCAGACATACCTCTGGACCTCACAGTGAGCAGAACccaggaggagaaagagcaCAAACCTGAACCAG ATGGTGTGCTCGACCTCTCCAACAGGAACTCTGCCTGCTCAGcaacttcatcatcatcatcatcaactaATCACAAAGCCTCCGG GAGGCAGCGCAGGCAGAAGGAGGAGTACATTGAAAGGAGCTGGGAGCTGTCTGAGGGGTTGCTGTCCAAGGCCTTGAAGGATATACGTTCAGGAAGGTTGCAGGAACAGCGGGCTGCATTGCTTTATGGAATACCTCTTCACACCCTGAGGCAAGGCCTGGAAGGCTGGGCTGAGGGAAGGCATGGGATGCCGCCCCAGCTTGCACCAGGGAGCAGAGATTTCAGGGATGAAGTGACATCTTACAATGTGATGTCATCAATGCTGGGTGGTGAAGCCCGTCTTGTTCTGCAGAAAGTGGCAGCCTGGGCGGAGCGGGCAGAAAtcggaggagctgcagaggagaatGGAGACTTCAGtttcccttcatcctctcttACTTTTTATCAGCCACGTAGTCTACAGAAATCGCTCCCCCATGCATTTCCACAACTCAGGGATGCTCTCCAGCCACCATCAAGCCCCACTCCAAGTCTGGAGCCTCCCACGCCCCTGCGTATTCCTCAGGTCCGTTCCGTGTCTGATCATAACAGGTCGATCCCAGCTGAGAATTGCAGTGTGGCTGAAAACCTACACCAACGTACCTCATCAACAGAGGGTACTGCCAGTTCATCGACAGCTGCTGCCAGACCTTCATCTCTCTTCAAACTCAGACCTCCTTTCTTAGCTCACGGCTGTCCAGGCAGTGCCAACCAGTCACCTCATCGCCTGGGACCACGTGGGTCCTCGCTGGATGATTCAGAGGAGGGGGCAGGTAGCCGggataaagacaaacaaccgAGGAAGAAACGTGGGCGATACCGCCAGTACGACCATGAACTTTTGGAGGAAGCCATCACTATGGTGATGGCAGGTCGCATGAGCGTTTCTAAGGCCCAGGGAGTTTATGGGGTGCCCCATAGCACACTGGAATATAAAGTCAAGGAACGTACTGGAACACTGAAGAACCCACCCAAGAAGAAATCTGCCAACCTTTCTTCATCCAATTCCAACTCGTCTGGTTCTGGTGCCATGACCGGTTCAACAAACTCAGGGAATCTTGCCTCAGCTGCTGACACAAAGAGGTTCTAG